The following coding sequences lie in one Saccharopolyspora hordei genomic window:
- a CDS encoding IS30 family transposase encodes MFEIRQDRSPQGCKKLLAEREVYFDLVARGVGTVEACRIVGVSRTTGYRWRFGRRAGRGTTCSCAPPSPPARARPEVSSRFLSQDERLVIADLRRAGLGVRAIAGELGRDPGTISRELRRNSHPGSGDYRPYAAQARAEARRARPKTGKIAAHPELRERVQGMLDDRYSPEQISHRLRRDHPDRPELHVTHETIYQALYVQGRGGLRRELARALRTGRTVRRPRRTTEQRQSRFTAPMLMISDRPAEVADRAVPGHWEGDLILGAGGASAIGTLVERTTRYVLLVHLPERHDAETVRDGLITTIQTLPTHLKRSLTWDQGAEMSRHHEFTLATNIPVYFCDPHSPWQRGSNENTNGLLRQYFPKGSDLSVHTPDDLAAVAAQLNRRPRKTLGWDTPAERLTKLLTQTN; translated from the coding sequence GTGTTCGAGATCCGTCAGGACAGGTCGCCTCAGGGGTGTAAGAAGTTGCTTGCTGAGCGCGAGGTCTATTTTGATCTTGTGGCGCGGGGTGTGGGCACGGTTGAGGCATGCCGGATCGTGGGGGTCAGCCGCACGACCGGGTATCGGTGGCGATTCGGCCGACGGGCGGGGCGTGGGACCACGTGTTCTTGCGCCCCGCCGTCACCTCCGGCTCGTGCCCGGCCCGAGGTGTCGTCCCGGTTTTTGTCTCAGGACGAGCGGCTGGTGATCGCTGACCTGCGTCGGGCCGGCCTGGGTGTGCGGGCCATCGCAGGCGAGCTGGGGCGTGATCCTGGCACGATCAGCCGGGAGCTGCGGCGCAACAGTCATCCCGGTAGCGGTGACTACCGGCCCTATGCCGCTCAGGCTCGCGCCGAGGCGCGCCGCGCCCGGCCGAAGACCGGCAAGATCGCCGCCCATCCCGAATTGCGTGAACGGGTGCAGGGCATGCTCGACGACCGGTACAGCCCGGAGCAGATCAGCCATCGGCTGCGCCGGGACCATCCCGACCGCCCGGAGCTGCACGTGACCCACGAGACGATCTACCAGGCCCTTTATGTCCAAGGTCGCGGCGGACTGCGTCGTGAACTGGCCCGGGCGCTGCGCACCGGCCGTACGGTGCGCCGACCCCGCCGGACCACCGAGCAACGCCAGTCCCGCTTCACCGCACCGATGCTGATGATCAGCGACCGCCCGGCCGAGGTCGCGGACCGGGCCGTGCCCGGCCACTGGGAAGGTGACCTGATCCTCGGTGCCGGCGGGGCATCCGCGATCGGCACACTGGTCGAGCGCACCACCCGCTACGTGCTGCTGGTCCACCTGCCAGAACGACACGACGCCGAAACCGTCCGCGACGGCCTCATCACCACCATCCAGACACTGCCCACCCACCTGAAACGGTCCCTGACCTGGGACCAAGGCGCTGAGATGAGCCGCCACCACGAGTTCACCCTCGCCACCAACATCCCGGTCTACTTCTGCGACCCTCACTCGCCCTGGCAACGCGGCAGCAACGAAAACACCAACGGCCTGCTCCGCCAGTACTTCCCCAAAGGCAGCGACCTCTCTGTCCACACCCCCGACGACCTCGCCGCCGTCGCCGCCCAACTCAACCGCCGACCACGCAAAACGCTCGGCTGGGACACCCCAGCCGAGCGCCTGACTAAACTCCTGACCCAAACCAATTGA
- a CDS encoding MsnO8 family LLM class oxidoreductase, whose protein sequence is MPTPLSVLDLAPIPSGGTASDALRNTLDLARRAEQLGYRRYWVAEHHLTPGVASAAPAVLIALISGATSRIRVGSAAVLLGHHSPLVVAEEFGTIAHLHPGRVDLGLGRVASNRAADLARRFAEGVGAPSRVVDGLLVPAKPKGLARSEAQLARIAEQQRLVGRPVEGLDYRTQVGQVLQYVTGGLRDSAGEPLHAQPAEGADLDVWVLGSSAGESSATAGALGLPYAANYHVSPSTVLESVSSYRDGFTASTRLARPYVAVSADVVVAGTDEAARELAAPHARWVHSIRAGAGAIPYPSPAEAAAFPWTDQDRELVADRVATQFVGAPETVVRGLATLRDVTGADELVVTTITHDHADRVRSYELLAEAWQASAAADEGHGGGGDGEELDVRRQR, encoded by the coding sequence ATGCCCACCCCGCTCTCGGTCCTCGACCTCGCACCGATCCCCTCGGGCGGGACGGCGTCGGACGCGCTGCGCAACACCCTGGACCTCGCGCGGCGCGCCGAGCAGCTCGGCTACCGGCGCTACTGGGTCGCCGAGCACCACCTCACGCCGGGCGTCGCCTCGGCGGCGCCTGCCGTGCTCATCGCGCTCATCTCCGGGGCCACCAGCCGGATCCGGGTCGGCTCGGCAGCCGTGCTGCTGGGCCACCACTCACCGCTGGTGGTGGCCGAGGAGTTCGGCACCATCGCCCACCTGCACCCGGGCCGGGTGGACCTGGGCCTGGGCCGGGTCGCCTCGAACCGCGCCGCCGACCTGGCGCGCCGCTTCGCCGAGGGCGTCGGCGCGCCGTCGCGGGTCGTCGACGGCCTGCTGGTCCCGGCGAAGCCGAAGGGCCTGGCCAGGTCGGAGGCGCAGCTGGCGCGCATCGCCGAGCAGCAGCGGCTGGTCGGCAGGCCGGTGGAGGGGCTGGACTACCGCACCCAGGTCGGCCAGGTCCTGCAGTACGTCACCGGCGGGCTCCGCGACAGCGCGGGCGAGCCGCTGCACGCCCAGCCGGCGGAGGGCGCGGACCTCGACGTCTGGGTGCTGGGCTCCAGCGCCGGGGAGAGCTCGGCGACCGCGGGAGCGCTGGGCCTGCCGTACGCGGCCAACTACCACGTCAGCCCGTCCACCGTGCTGGAGTCGGTGTCGTCCTACCGGGACGGTTTCACCGCCTCGACCCGGTTGGCGCGGCCGTACGTGGCGGTCTCGGCGGACGTGGTGGTCGCCGGCACCGACGAGGCGGCCCGCGAGCTGGCCGCCCCCCACGCGCGGTGGGTGCACAGCATCCGCGCCGGGGCGGGCGCGATCCCGTACCCCAGCCCGGCGGAGGCGGCCGCGTTCCCGTGGACCGACCAGGACCGGGAGCTGGTGGCCGACCGGGTGGCCACCCAGTTCGTGGGCGCGCCGGAGACGGTGGTGCGCGGGCTGGCGACGCTGCGCGACGTCACCGGGGCCGACGAGCTGGTGGTCACCACGATCACCCACGACCACGCCGACCGGGTGCGGTCCTACGAGCTGCTCGCCGAGGCCTGGCAGGCGTCAGCCGCGGCCGATGAAGGGCATGGCGGTGGCGGTGATGGTGAGGAACTGGACGTTCGCCGACAGCGGTAG
- a CDS encoding NtaA/DmoA family FMN-dependent monooxygenase (This protein belongs to a clade of FMN-dependent monooxygenases, within a broader family of flavin-dependent oxidoreductases, the luciferase-like monooxygenase (LMM) family, some of whose members use coenzyme F420 rather than FMN.) produces the protein MTKQIHLAAHFPGVNNTTVWSDPRSQSQIAFSSFVHLARTAERAGFDFLFLAEGLRLREQGGKIYDLDVVGRPDTFTVLAALAAVTEHLGLAGTISSTFNEPYEVARQFASLDHLSGGRAAWNVVTSWDTFTGENFRRGGFLPEEQRYERAERFLRTACELFDSWRGDEVVTDKETGTFLTDPRAGSFAHRDAHFDISGRFTVPRSPQGRPVIFQAGDSDAGREFAASAADAIFTRHGTFRAGKEFYADVKRRLPKHGRSRDELLVFPATTVVLGDTDAEAHEHAAHIRRQQVSGQTAVRFLEQVWNRDLSDLDPDGPLPEFDPVPGENTIAKGRASTRQHRDPIAVARQWRELAQAKGLSVRELVIEVTARQSFIGTPETVAAEMDRFVQEDACDGFILVPHLTPGGLDDFAETVVPLLQERGVHRTEYTGGTLRENLGLPPLPAPRHRERTAS, from the coding sequence GTGACCAAGCAGATCCACCTCGCCGCGCACTTCCCCGGCGTCAACAACACCACCGTGTGGAGCGATCCCCGGTCGCAGAGCCAGATCGCGTTCTCCTCGTTCGTGCACCTGGCCCGCACCGCCGAGCGCGCCGGGTTCGACTTCCTGTTCCTGGCCGAGGGACTGCGGTTGCGCGAACAGGGCGGCAAGATCTACGACCTGGACGTGGTGGGCCGCCCGGACACCTTCACCGTGCTGGCCGCCTTGGCCGCCGTCACCGAGCACCTGGGGCTGGCCGGCACCATCAGCTCGACGTTCAACGAACCCTACGAGGTGGCGCGGCAGTTCGCCAGCCTCGACCACCTCTCCGGTGGCCGGGCCGCCTGGAACGTGGTGACCTCGTGGGACACCTTCACCGGGGAGAACTTCCGGCGCGGCGGCTTCCTGCCCGAGGAGCAGCGCTACGAGCGCGCCGAGCGGTTCCTGCGCACCGCGTGCGAGCTGTTCGACTCCTGGCGCGGCGACGAGGTCGTCACCGACAAGGAGACCGGCACGTTCCTCACCGACCCGCGCGCCGGGTCGTTCGCGCACCGGGACGCGCACTTCGACATCAGCGGCCGGTTCACCGTCCCCCGCAGCCCGCAGGGCCGACCGGTGATCTTCCAGGCCGGCGATTCCGACGCGGGCCGGGAGTTCGCCGCCTCCGCCGCCGACGCGATCTTCACCAGGCACGGGACCTTCCGCGCCGGCAAGGAGTTCTACGCCGACGTCAAGCGGCGGCTGCCCAAGCACGGGCGCTCCCGCGACGAGCTGCTGGTGTTCCCGGCGACGACCGTGGTGCTCGGGGACACCGACGCCGAAGCGCACGAGCACGCCGCGCACATCCGGCGCCAGCAGGTCAGCGGGCAGACCGCGGTCCGGTTCCTGGAGCAGGTCTGGAACCGCGACCTCAGCGACCTCGACCCGGACGGCCCGCTGCCGGAGTTCGACCCGGTCCCGGGCGAGAACACCATCGCGAAGGGGCGCGCCAGCACGCGACAGCACCGCGACCCGATCGCCGTCGCCCGCCAGTGGCGGGAGCTGGCCCAGGCCAAGGGGTTGTCGGTGCGGGAGCTGGTCATCGAGGTGACCGCCCGCCAGTCGTTCATCGGCACCCCGGAGACCGTGGCGGCGGAGATGGACCGGTTCGTGCAGGAGGACGCCTGCGACGGCTTCATCCTCGTCCCGCACCTCACCCCGGGCGGCCTCGACGACTTCGCCGAGACCGTGGTGCCGCTGCTGCAGGAGCGCGGCGTGCACCGCACCGAGTACACCGGCGGCACGCTGCGCGAGAACCTCGGTCTGCCGCCGCTGCCCGCCCCGCGGCACCGCGAGAGGACCGCGTCATGA